Part of the Catalinimonas alkaloidigena genome is shown below.
GTCATCACTGTCAACATCCAGGCTGTTAACTCTGGTTTGAGGCAGGCAGTCGAATATCTGTACGGTATCTACAAAGTAAGAAACATTTAAACTACGACTGACAATTTCTCCTTCATCATTTTCAATCTCAAAGAAGAAGGTAGTGTTGTTGCGATTGGTATCCACAGGTAAGCGAATACGGTCAAGCGTATCACTCTCTTCCAAAATAACATTTCCCAGATCATCGGTAATGCTTGTAAATATGAGCGTATCTAATACATTGGTAGTCACCACCGGATCGGTACTGGTGGTGTCTATCCTATAAAAGCGAGCCCGTGCCAAATTGGTATATTCGTACTGACAGGTATAAATCCTGATATTAGGATTAGTAAAAAGATTAATATCAGGTTCCACGACCAATAATGAATCAAAGGCAGGATTAATGCTCCTGAGATTTACATAACGCTGTTCTACCCCACATTCGGGTGAAACCAGCTTTTGTTCCAGTTCATACGCCAGTACCAGGGTATCCGTTTGTAGTTCAGCAGCAGAATCTTCTTTCCAATTGACATAAAAGGTTACCTGATTGCCGGAAGGGTCTAGTGGAAGGGAAACCCTTCTCAGGGCAGTATCCTGCACATCAAGGTAAGCGCCATTGCTGGCCAGTATAGACGCTATGTAGAGCGTATCATTACGGGCATTGCTCCGGTCCAGCTTCAAAAACTCAACCCTGGCAGTGTCAAAAGTATCGGTGACACAACTGACGTTTTCGTCCAGGCAGGCAGTCATCGCCAGCGGCAGTAGGCACATCCAAAACAAAAAATGGCGAGGCAGGAATAAAAGTAGGTGCTTCATGTATAGAGAAACGTCTCAAATGCTGTGTAAAATATAGAATACTGGCAAACGAAAACGAAAAAAGCTTTGTTCACAAGTGTCTTTATGCATACGCATAAGTGCTGTGTTTATTTTTTGTAATTTTGCCGAAAGTTAAAAAGAAAGCGAGTTTGAAAACAAAAGGGATCAAAAAAGATAAAGTAAATGTCGTCACCTTAGGTTGTTCCAAAAACCTGGTAGACTCTGAGGTGATGCTTACGCAGCTCAAAGGTAACAATATTAATGCTACCCACGAGTCTCAAAAGGATGACGCCAATGTCATTATTGTTAATACCTGCGGTTTTATTGACAATGCCAAGCAGGAGTCTATTGACACCATTCTTCGCTATGCCGATGCCAAGCAAAGTGGTATGATAGATAAGTTGTACGTGACCGGCTGTCTTTCGCAGCGCTACCGTGATGATCTGGAAAAAGAAATCCCTCAGGTAGATGCTTTCTTCGGCACTATGGAGCTTCCCCTTTTGCTCAAAAAGTTCAAGGCAGATTACAAGCATGAGCTGGTAGGTGAGCGAATTACTACTACCTCCCGCCACTATGCGTATATGAAGATTGCGGAAGGCTGCGATCGCCCCTGTTCTTTCTGCGCTATTCCGCTGATGCGAGGTAAGCATGTCTCCCAACCGATAGAGACCCTGGTACAGCAAGCTAAATCCCTGGCTCGCAATGGCACCAAAGAGCTGCTGCTCATTGCCCAGGACTCTACCTACTATGGCCTGGACCTTTATGGCAAAAGAAATCTGTCAGAACTCTTAAAGCAGCTTTCCGATGTAGAAGGCATAGACTGGATTCGCCTGCACTATGCTTTCCCTTCGGGCTTTCCTACGGATGTGCTGGATGTGATGGCGGAGCGCTCTAATATCTGTAATTACCTGGACATGCCTTTGCAGCACGGTTCCAGCCGCATGCTTAAGCTGATGCGTCGGGGTACTACACGTGAAAAAACGGAAGCACTGATTCATCAGATTCGTGAGAAGATTCCTAACCTTACCTTGCGGACTACGCTCATTGCCGGTCATGCCGGGGAGACGGAGGAAGATCATGCGGATATGATGGGTTTTGTAGAGAAAATGCGCTTTGATCGTCTGGGCATCTTTACCTATTCTCATGAAGAAGGGACGCATGCCTACGCTATGGAAGATAATGTGCCTGACAAAGTAAAGCAGCAGCGGGCTAATGAAGTGATGGAGTTACAAGAGAAAATCTCTTACGAACTTAATCAGGAGAAGGTTGGAAGCATACAGAAAGTATTGATTGACCGTAAGGAAAGCGGGAACTACATTGGTAGAACAGAGGGGGATTCACCAGAGGTAGATAATGAGGTAATTATTCCTGCCGACAAGAATTATCTGCGCATAGGCGACTTCGCCCAGGTACGTATAGTAGATGCTACTGACTTTGACCTCTTTGGAGAAGCAGTTCAACAATAACATTCCGTATAGACTTTGGGGTGATTGAGTACTATTGTTTGCCTTTATTGCACAAAACCTTGAGATTGTGCTAACGTAACTATACTATGTCTCGCAGTGAGCAAACATTTTTGTATCATTACGCATTTAATTTCCTCTTAGCTCGTATTATTCCGCAGCACTATGAACATAGAAAAACTTAATCTTTCAGAGACTGGTACTTTCTCTCCTATCTTTCTAGACTACATTAACAATAAAGACACCCTTCAGAAATTTCATAGTCGCCGACCTGATCTGAAAAGCTTTGAAAAGCAGTTGCAGGAAAAAACATTCTCCCAGGCGAGCCGGCAGCGCTTGCAGGCAGTTTTGCGTAAGCAATATACCAGCGTAGCACAACCTACTGAAGTAACACAGAATATAGAAAAGCTTGGTGATAGCAAAACATTTACCGTTACCACCGGTCATCAGCTCAATATCTTTACCGGTCCGCTCTATTTCATTTATAAGATCGTCACTACTATCAATTGTTGTAAGCAGCTAAACGAAGCTTATCCTGAATATCATTTTGTGCCCGTTTACTGGATGGCCTCAGAAGATCATGACTTTGAAGAGATCAACCACTTTCATCTTTTTGGTAACGATTATAGCTGGCGTACGGATCAAAAAGGGGCAGTAGGCCGGTTTACTACGGAAAATATTCAGGCTATTTTAGACGAATTACCAGGCAAAGTAGAAGTCTTCAACAAGGCTTACAAGCAGCACAAATATCTGGCAGATGCGGTACGATGTTACGTCAATGAGCTGTTTGGAAAGCACGGCCTGCTGGTGCTGGATGCCGACCATGCTGAGCTGAAGGCAGATTTTCGTTCGGTGATGAAAGACGATTTAGTCAATCATAGCGCAAAAAAATATGTAGAAGCTTGCTCAAAGGAACTGAACGAATTGGACTACAAAACACAGGTGTTTCCAAGAGAAATTAACCTCTTTTATTTGGATGAGCAATTGCGTGAACGAATTGAGAAGATAGGCGATAGTTTTGTGGTGCTGAATAGTGAGCTCAAATTTTCTGAAGCAGGGCTGATGGAAGCATTAGAGAGGCATCCCGAAAAATTCAGCCCTAACGTAATCCTTCGCCCGCTCTATCAGGAAACCATACTTCCCAATCTGGCTTATGTAGGAGGACCATCCGAACTTGCCTACTGGCTGCAGCTCAAGAG
Proteins encoded:
- the bshC gene encoding bacillithiol biosynthesis cysteine-adding enzyme BshC yields the protein MNIEKLNLSETGTFSPIFLDYINNKDTLQKFHSRRPDLKSFEKQLQEKTFSQASRQRLQAVLRKQYTSVAQPTEVTQNIEKLGDSKTFTVTTGHQLNIFTGPLYFIYKIVTTINCCKQLNEAYPEYHFVPVYWMASEDHDFEEINHFHLFGNDYSWRTDQKGAVGRFTTENIQAILDELPGKVEVFNKAYKQHKYLADAVRCYVNELFGKHGLLVLDADHAELKADFRSVMKDDLVNHSAKKYVEACSKELNELDYKTQVFPREINLFYLDEQLRERIEKIGDSFVVLNSELKFSEAGLMEALERHPEKFSPNVILRPLYQETILPNLAYVGGPSELAYWLQLKSMFEYYQLPFPILLPRNFGLVINKSNERKLNKVPIQTKDLFLDSQSLIRKFVEANAENSLSLNEEQQEISKVFDAIRSKAIDVDKSLEGLVGKEEKNTLKILHNIEKRLKKSEEQNQEIHVKQLESLKDKLFPDGSLQERKENFLNFYINNPAFLDEVLEHFDPLEFCFYILHEEADES
- the rimO gene encoding 30S ribosomal protein S12 methylthiotransferase RimO encodes the protein MKTKGIKKDKVNVVTLGCSKNLVDSEVMLTQLKGNNINATHESQKDDANVIIVNTCGFIDNAKQESIDTILRYADAKQSGMIDKLYVTGCLSQRYRDDLEKEIPQVDAFFGTMELPLLLKKFKADYKHELVGERITTTSRHYAYMKIAEGCDRPCSFCAIPLMRGKHVSQPIETLVQQAKSLARNGTKELLLIAQDSTYYGLDLYGKRNLSELLKQLSDVEGIDWIRLHYAFPSGFPTDVLDVMAERSNICNYLDMPLQHGSSRMLKLMRRGTTREKTEALIHQIREKIPNLTLRTTLIAGHAGETEEDHADMMGFVEKMRFDRLGIFTYSHEEGTHAYAMEDNVPDKVKQQRANEVMELQEKISYELNQEKVGSIQKVLIDRKESGNYIGRTEGDSPEVDNEVIIPADKNYLRIGDFAQVRIVDATDFDLFGEAVQQ
- a CDS encoding DUF6452 family protein; the protein is MKHLLLFLPRHFLFWMCLLPLAMTACLDENVSCVTDTFDTARVEFLKLDRSNARNDTLYIASILASNGAYLDVQDTALRRVSLPLDPSGNQVTFYVNWKEDSAAELQTDTLVLAYELEQKLVSPECGVEQRYVNLRSINPAFDSLLVVEPDINLFTNPNIRIYTCQYEYTNLARARFYRIDTTSTDPVVTTNVLDTLIFTSITDDLGNVILEESDTLDRIRLPVDTNRNNTTFFFEIENDEGEIVSRSLNVSYFVDTVQIFDCLPQTRVNSLDVDSDDYDFQDVEVNTEELNINNNLNLEIFF